A stretch of the Notamacropus eugenii isolate mMacEug1 chromosome 2, mMacEug1.pri_v2, whole genome shotgun sequence genome encodes the following:
- the LOC140522162 gene encoding inner centromere protein-like isoform X1, translated as MDQGEEPRKPPQSMRQKRSYKQAVSEPGEKWDHMDDEALSPCTKTAFPLCPGCKVRQEQYQHQEQEPKKLQKEQEKKAKEAKVVAAAAGASDRWLDETTHVQSAVCNSYEMTPQDPKGGPKTNPDNCGMDLNSDDSTDDEFQHGKPIPAWATGSQLRQAIIHQHYLPPDTDQLFGTILSPDLEDIFKQSQQRYHTHTSSAFWDSPPLPES; from the exons ATGGACCAAGGTGAGGAGCCCAGGAAGCCTCCTCAAAGCATGAG GCAGAAGAGGAGCTACAAGCAGGCTGTCAGTGAGCCGGGTGAGAAATGGGACCACATGGACGATGAGGCTCTCAGTCCTTGCACCAAGACAGCCTTCCCCCTCTGCCCTGGCTGCAAGGTAAGGCAG GAGCAATATCAGCACCAAGAGCAGGAGCCAAAGAAGCTGCAGAAGGAGCAGGAGAAGAAGGCCAAGGAGGCCAAGGTGGTGGCCGCCGCTGCTGGGGCCTCTGACAGATGGTTGGATGAGACCACGCACGTGCAG tcTGCGGTTTGCAACTCTTATGAAATGACCCCCCAGGACCCCAAGGGGGGGCCCAAGACCAACCCAGACAATTGTGGGATGGATCTGAATAGTGATGACTCCACAGATGATGAGTTCCAACACGGGAAGCCCATTCCTGCTTGGGCCACTG GGTCCCAGCTCAGGCAGGCCATCATCCATCAGCACTACTTGCCTCCTGACACTGACCAGCTCTTTGGCACCATCCTTAGTCCGGACCTTGAGGACATATTCAAACAGAGTCAACAGCGTTACCACACTCATaccagttctgccttctgggattCCCCACCACTGCCAGAATCCTAG
- the LOC140522162 gene encoding inner centromere protein-like isoform X2: MDQGEEPRKPPQSMRQKRSYKQAVSEPGEKWDHMDDEALSPCTKTAFPLCPGCKEQYQHQEQEPKKLQKEQEKKAKEAKVVAAAAGASDRWLDETTHVQSAVCNSYEMTPQDPKGGPKTNPDNCGMDLNSDDSTDDEFQHGKPIPAWATGSQLRQAIIHQHYLPPDTDQLFGTILSPDLEDIFKQSQQRYHTHTSSAFWDSPPLPES; the protein is encoded by the exons ATGGACCAAGGTGAGGAGCCCAGGAAGCCTCCTCAAAGCATGAG GCAGAAGAGGAGCTACAAGCAGGCTGTCAGTGAGCCGGGTGAGAAATGGGACCACATGGACGATGAGGCTCTCAGTCCTTGCACCAAGACAGCCTTCCCCCTCTGCCCTGGCTGCAAG GAGCAATATCAGCACCAAGAGCAGGAGCCAAAGAAGCTGCAGAAGGAGCAGGAGAAGAAGGCCAAGGAGGCCAAGGTGGTGGCCGCCGCTGCTGGGGCCTCTGACAGATGGTTGGATGAGACCACGCACGTGCAG tcTGCGGTTTGCAACTCTTATGAAATGACCCCCCAGGACCCCAAGGGGGGGCCCAAGACCAACCCAGACAATTGTGGGATGGATCTGAATAGTGATGACTCCACAGATGATGAGTTCCAACACGGGAAGCCCATTCCTGCTTGGGCCACTG GGTCCCAGCTCAGGCAGGCCATCATCCATCAGCACTACTTGCCTCCTGACACTGACCAGCTCTTTGGCACCATCCTTAGTCCGGACCTTGAGGACATATTCAAACAGAGTCAACAGCGTTACCACACTCATaccagttctgccttctgggattCCCCACCACTGCCAGAATCCTAG
- the LOC140522162 gene encoding uncharacterized protein isoform X3, producing MDQGEEPRKPPQSMRQKRSYKQAVSEPGEKWDHMDDEALSPCTKTAFPLCPGCKVRQEQYQHQEQEPKKLQKEQEKKAKEAKVVAAAAGASDRWLDETTHVQSAVCNSYEMTPQDPKGGPKTNPDNCGMDLNSDDSTDDEFQHGKPIPAWATAVFRKS from the exons ATGGACCAAGGTGAGGAGCCCAGGAAGCCTCCTCAAAGCATGAG GCAGAAGAGGAGCTACAAGCAGGCTGTCAGTGAGCCGGGTGAGAAATGGGACCACATGGACGATGAGGCTCTCAGTCCTTGCACCAAGACAGCCTTCCCCCTCTGCCCTGGCTGCAAGGTAAGGCAG GAGCAATATCAGCACCAAGAGCAGGAGCCAAAGAAGCTGCAGAAGGAGCAGGAGAAGAAGGCCAAGGAGGCCAAGGTGGTGGCCGCCGCTGCTGGGGCCTCTGACAGATGGTTGGATGAGACCACGCACGTGCAG tcTGCGGTTTGCAACTCTTATGAAATGACCCCCCAGGACCCCAAGGGGGGGCCCAAGACCAACCCAGACAATTGTGGGATGGATCTGAATAGTGATGACTCCACAGATGATGAGTTCCAACACGGGAAGCCCATTCCTGCTTGGGCCACTG cagtttttaggAAATCatga
- the LOC140522162 gene encoding uncharacterized protein isoform X4: protein MDQGEEPRKPPQSMRQKRSYKQAVSEPGEKWDHMDDEALSPCTKTAFPLCPGCKVRQEQYQHQEQEPKKLQKEQEKKAKEAKVVAAAAGASDRWLDETTHVQSAVCNSYEMTPQDPKGGPKTNPDNCGMDLNSDDSTDDEFQHGKPIPAWATVFRKS from the exons ATGGACCAAGGTGAGGAGCCCAGGAAGCCTCCTCAAAGCATGAG GCAGAAGAGGAGCTACAAGCAGGCTGTCAGTGAGCCGGGTGAGAAATGGGACCACATGGACGATGAGGCTCTCAGTCCTTGCACCAAGACAGCCTTCCCCCTCTGCCCTGGCTGCAAGGTAAGGCAG GAGCAATATCAGCACCAAGAGCAGGAGCCAAAGAAGCTGCAGAAGGAGCAGGAGAAGAAGGCCAAGGAGGCCAAGGTGGTGGCCGCCGCTGCTGGGGCCTCTGACAGATGGTTGGATGAGACCACGCACGTGCAG tcTGCGGTTTGCAACTCTTATGAAATGACCCCCCAGGACCCCAAGGGGGGGCCCAAGACCAACCCAGACAATTGTGGGATGGATCTGAATAGTGATGACTCCACAGATGATGAGTTCCAACACGGGAAGCCCATTCCTGCTTGGGCCACTG tttttaggAAATCatga